The Moorella glycerini genomic interval ATGGCCAGAGCCGCCGCTACGGCCTGGCCGGGCAAAAAACCCAGCCGTCCCATACCGGTATCAATTTTTAAATGCAGCCGCGCCCTGGTGCCGGCAGCAGCGGCGGCTGCATCCAGGGCCCGGGCCTGTTCCAGGCTGAAGACCGTCTGGGACAGGTCCGCGGCCACCACCCGGCCGGCATCTTCAGCCGGGGTATAGCCTAAAATAAGCAGAGGGGCTGTAATCCCCTCCTCCCGTAAAGCCAGGGCTTCATCCAATGTGGCCACTCCCAGCCAGGTAACCCCGCTGGCCAGGGCCGTCCTGGCTACCGGTACGGCCCCGTGGCCGTAAGCATTGGCCTTAACAATAGCCATAATCTCTGTTTGGGGGGCCAGTATTTTTTTAATGGCGCGGACATTGTGGGCGATCGCATCCAAATCAATCTCGGCCCAAACTGGCCGTGACACCGGCCTCCACCTCCAAATTGCGGAAAACCGCTGGTAAAAAGTTTAACAAATCTCCCGCCAGGAGGGCATGCTGGCCCAGGCGGGCCTGCGCCTCGTCCCCGGCCGCTCCATGCAAAAAGGCCCCCACGGCCGCGGCCACCCCGGGCTCCAGCCCCTGGGCCATAAGGCCGGCAATAATCCCCGTCAGGACATCACCGCTGCCGGCGGTAGCCATGCCGGGATTTCCCGTAGGATTAATGTAGGCCTGCCCGTCGGGCCAGGCAATAATGGTCCGGGCGCCTTTAAGGAGGAGGACCACCTGCCATTCCCGGGCGTACTTCCTGGCTATCTCCAGGCGGTCTTCCTGGACTCTGGCCGCCGTTGTCCCAGCCAGGCGGGCCATCTCCCCCGGGTGTGGTGTCAGGACCAGGGGACCGTGGTTCCCGGTAAGGAGGCCGGTATCCGTGGCCAGGGCATTGAGAGCATCGGCGTCGACCACCGCCGGAGCTTTAAGGCGGGGCAGGAGTTCCTTTACCAGTTCCACAGTTGCTGGGTCCCGGGAAAGGCCGGGACCAAGGGCCAGGACGTCACATGCCGCCAGGCGTTCCAGGATGGGTTCCAGGGCCTCCCGGCTTAAGTATCCGGCCGGTGTTTCCGGCAGGGGACAGGTCATGACTTCCGTCGTCTTCATTGCCAGGATCCCGTGGACACCCCGGGGTACGGCCGCCGTTACCAGGCCGGCCCCGGCCCTTAAAGCGGCCGTGGCCGCCAGGGCAATGGCCCCGGTCAGTCCCGGTGCACCGCCCACGGCCAGGACATGGCCGTAAAGGCCTTTGTGACCGCTGGCCTCCCGTTTGGGCAAGCGGGAACGGCACCAGGCCGCTGTCAGCAGGTGCAGGTTAAAACGCTGGCTGTCAATGAGTTTCTGGGGGATGCCTATGTCGGCCACCTCCAGGCGGCCGGCGTAGCTCGCCCCCGGCTCGACGACCAGGCCCAGTTTGGGCAGGGCAAAGGTTACGGTCCAGGTAGCCTGAATGCAGGGGCCAAAGGCCCGGCCGGTATCGGCTTCCAGGCCGGAGGGCAGGTCAACGGCCACTGTATCCCGGTGGGCTTTATTGATCATGGTAATGACGGCTGCCGGTAAGCCCATGGCCGCTCCCTTAAAACCGGTACCAAAAATGGCGTCTACCACCAGGTCGGCATAAAGGAGGGCGATGTCAGCCCGCTGGAGGTGGCTTTCCCCCAGGAGGGGGAAGATACGGCCACCCATTTTCTGGTATATCTCTAAATTGGTGCGGGCATCGCCGCGCAGGTCTTCCGGCCGGGCCAGGAGGAAGACCTTGACCTCCGCCCCCTGGTTTAACAGATGGCGGGCCACCACCAGGCCGTCGCCACCGTTATTGCCTTTGCCGCAGAAGATTAACACCCGGCGGTTCTTCACCCGGTCTTGAAAATGGCGCCGGATGGATTCCACTACCCTCAAGCCCGCATTTTCCATGAGCACAATGCTGGGCACCAGGTACTCGCTGGAAGCCAGGCGGTCCAGCTGCCCCATTTCCGCGGCCGTTACCAGGTACATGGCTCATCCGTCCTCCGAAAATATAGTTCTACCAAAAACAGTACTTTCTGGTGGGGATATGTCCCTCCGCCGCGAAAGGCACTACGCGCCGACAGGACTACTCTTCCAAAGCCAGGGCTACTGCCGTGGCATAAGCCCGGCAGTGGGACAGGCTAACGATTATGGTGCCGGCTCCCACCTGGCGGGCCAGTTCCCTGGCCCGGCCATAAAGCACTACCCGGGGCCGCCCGCCCTCTTCCCGGCTAATCTCAATGT includes:
- a CDS encoding NAD(P)H-hydrate dehydratase: MYLVTAAEMGQLDRLASSEYLVPSIVLMENAGLRVVESIRRHFQDRVKNRRVLIFCGKGNNGGDGLVVARHLLNQGAEVKVFLLARPEDLRGDARTNLEIYQKMGGRIFPLLGESHLQRADIALLYADLVVDAIFGTGFKGAAMGLPAAVITMINKAHRDTVAVDLPSGLEADTGRAFGPCIQATWTVTFALPKLGLVVEPGASYAGRLEVADIGIPQKLIDSQRFNLHLLTAAWCRSRLPKREASGHKGLYGHVLAVGGAPGLTGAIALAATAALRAGAGLVTAAVPRGVHGILAMKTTEVMTCPLPETPAGYLSREALEPILERLAACDVLALGPGLSRDPATVELVKELLPRLKAPAVVDADALNALATDTGLLTGNHGPLVLTPHPGEMARLAGTTAARVQEDRLEIARKYAREWQVVLLLKGARTIIAWPDGQAYINPTGNPGMATAGSGDVLTGIIAGLMAQGLEPGVAAAVGAFLHGAAGDEAQARLGQHALLAGDLLNFLPAVFRNLEVEAGVTASLGRD